In Rouxiella sp. WC2420, the following proteins share a genomic window:
- a CDS encoding iron ABC transporter permease — MSATTDPLFNSASQPSEAGADGSVMGRYKSILRRRLSMMLVLVIAIFASLVLDFVMGPAGLSLDTLWQTIFHAQAADAGTRVIVWDIRMPYALMAVVVGMSLGLAGAEMQTILNNPLASPFTLGVSSAAAFGAALAIVLNIGIPGIPDQWFISANAFIFALLAALMLDGITRWTQVASSGVVLFGIALVFTFNALVSLMQFIASEDTLQGLVFWTMGSLARASWVKLAVMAAAFVILLPLSMKSSWKLTALRLGEDRAVSFGIDVRRLRLGTLLRISILSALAVAFVGPIGFIGLVAPHIARMMFGEDHRFYLPASALIGALVLSLASVASKNLVPGVIIPVGIVTSLVGVPFFLSIILRHRGTV; from the coding sequence ATGAGTGCTACAACCGATCCCCTTTTCAATTCAGCCAGTCAGCCGAGTGAAGCCGGTGCCGATGGCAGCGTGATGGGCCGTTATAAATCCATCCTGCGCCGTCGCCTTTCAATGATGCTGGTGCTGGTCATCGCGATTTTTGCTTCTCTGGTGCTTGATTTCGTCATGGGTCCTGCCGGTTTATCGCTGGATACACTGTGGCAAACGATTTTCCATGCTCAGGCTGCCGATGCCGGAACCCGCGTCATCGTCTGGGATATCCGCATGCCGTATGCATTGATGGCGGTGGTAGTGGGAATGTCGCTGGGACTTGCCGGTGCCGAAATGCAGACAATCCTCAATAACCCGTTGGCTAGCCCATTTACCCTTGGCGTGTCTTCTGCCGCCGCGTTTGGTGCCGCGCTGGCTATCGTGCTGAATATTGGTATTCCGGGAATTCCCGATCAGTGGTTTATCTCGGCGAACGCCTTTATCTTTGCGCTACTCGCGGCGCTGATGCTGGACGGCATCACCCGCTGGACGCAGGTTGCCAGTTCCGGCGTGGTGCTGTTTGGTATCGCACTGGTGTTTACCTTCAATGCGCTGGTCTCGCTGATGCAGTTTATTGCCTCCGAAGACACATTGCAGGGGCTGGTTTTCTGGACCATGGGCAGCCTGGCGCGTGCGAGCTGGGTTAAACTCGCGGTGATGGCCGCGGCTTTTGTTATCCTGCTGCCACTGTCGATGAAAAGTTCCTGGAAACTCACCGCGCTACGTTTGGGTGAGGATCGTGCAGTAAGTTTTGGTATTGACGTGCGTCGCCTGCGTCTTGGCACACTGCTGCGCATTAGCATTTTGTCTGCACTGGCGGTGGCGTTTGTCGGGCCTATCGGCTTTATCGGATTGGTTGCACCGCACATTGCACGCATGATGTTTGGCGAAGATCACCGTTTCTATTTGCCTGCCAGCGCGTTGATTGGCGCTCTGGTGCTGTCTTTGGCTTCGGTCGCCTCTAAAAATCTGGTGCCCGGCGTGATAATTCCAGTCGGCATCGTGACTTCTCTGGTAGGCGTGCCGTTTTTCCTGAGCATTATTTTGCGCCATAGGGGAACAGTATGA
- a CDS encoding ABC transporter ATP-binding protein gives MSLTLAKQAVNVLSGTQGLQIRDFTAGYPKRAVIRDLQVPKLPRGEITVLLGPNGSGKSTLLRALAGLNKAQGEIILDGHDLMKMPFAKRAEQVVYLPQSLPAGVHLHVLESIIVAQRASGGQAHQAQTTDKVMELLRLLGIEHLALRYLDQLSGGQKQLVGLAQSLIRQPSLLLLDEPLSALDLNYQFHVMDLVRRETRKRNIITVVVVHDINIALRHGDNVLMLKDGQLIADGKPEEVITAESLARVYGVKGRIERCSQGTPQILIDGLVNTPTI, from the coding sequence ATGAGCCTAACGCTGGCAAAACAGGCGGTTAACGTGCTCAGCGGCACGCAGGGATTACAAATTCGTGATTTTACCGCCGGATATCCCAAGCGGGCGGTGATCCGCGACTTGCAGGTGCCTAAACTGCCGCGTGGAGAGATAACCGTACTGCTTGGACCCAACGGCAGCGGTAAATCTACTTTGCTACGCGCGCTGGCGGGTTTGAACAAGGCGCAGGGCGAGATTATTCTCGACGGTCACGACCTGATGAAAATGCCCTTCGCCAAACGTGCCGAGCAGGTAGTTTATTTGCCACAGTCGCTGCCTGCGGGCGTGCATCTACACGTGTTGGAGTCGATTATCGTCGCCCAGCGCGCGTCTGGTGGGCAGGCCCATCAGGCACAAACTACCGACAAGGTGATGGAACTGCTGCGGCTGCTGGGAATTGAGCATTTGGCGTTGCGCTATCTAGATCAACTCTCCGGTGGCCAAAAACAGCTGGTGGGATTGGCACAGTCACTGATCCGCCAACCTTCACTCCTGTTGCTCGACGAACCCTTAAGCGCGCTGGATCTTAACTATCAGTTTCACGTTATGGACCTGGTGCGCCGCGAAACTCGTAAGCGAAATATCATTACCGTTGTGGTGGTGCATGATATCAATATCGCGCTGCGTCACGGCGATAACGTATTGATGCTGAAAGACGGTCAGCTAATTGCCGACGGTAAACCGGAAGAGGTAATTACAGCAGAAAGCCTGGCCAGGGTTTACGGCGTAAAAGGGCGTATCGAGCGCTGTTCGCAGGGAACTCCGCAGATTCTGATCGATGGTCTGGTTAATACGCCAACTATCTAA